In the Populus trichocarpa isolate Nisqually-1 chromosome 1, P.trichocarpa_v4.1, whole genome shotgun sequence genome, atttatgtaaaaaactttataaaggGTATTTTCTTGCTTGTTCTTGAGTTCCCCTCATCTGCTTTTGGTGACAACATTATAAATGTTTTGAAGCCCCCTTTTCACCAAGTGTTGACTTACTGATCGCCCATTATTATTCATTATTGGATAATAGTATTTGTCAATGACCTATTTAAGATAGAATATCCCCATGACATCTTATTTAACCACCATGATACTTTCTGagtccctttctttttcttttttttcttacctctCAAGGTTCTATCTATATCAGAGGTGAAGGGTCTGTCTTCTCCAACTTCAGCATGCAAGTATCTAACACTGAACAAGAAGATCAACAAATGGGACCTTCCTGGGATTGCAAGCTTGCTACAAAGTTCGCCTAATCTGCAGAAATTAACTATCAACTTGATGCCCTCCAACAATTTTGAGGTGTTTTTCTATCACAATCTCACTAGTTTATCTCTCTTCTTGTCGATCTAGCTTTGGTTTGGAACTTTGATAGGTTTCCTTTCGAtctccattttcttttgtttatcatGTTATTTTGGTCTTGGTATAATGAATCTGCACTGTCCTCTCACTGTGTCACCAAGTCTTTGCTACAACTaacattttaagttaaaaaattccAAAGTAGTACATAGATCAGTTGAAATTATTTATGCTAGAATCATCACAACACTACTGCAtgccaattaaaaattaagttgtcTAATACAATGTTCATCTTCAGTTTGAGCTTGACAggtctttttataaatattatagttttgatgGAGAGGAATACTGGAGTTTATATAATCAGAGGATTTTCAAATGTTTAGTGCTGCATCTCAAGAGTGTGGAGATTTTTGGATTTGACACAAGTTGTTCAAGTTTGAAACTTGTAGTTGATCAATGGGTGCAGTTTCTGCTCAAGAATGCCAAGGTACTGGAGAAGATGATTATACATGCACAGAGAGATGATGTAAATCGCACTTGGATGTCTGTTGAGGCACAGGAATTAATGGAATTACTTGAACTGACCCAAGCATTCTTGTCCTACCCTAGAGCTTCACCAAATGCAAAGGTTATGTTAGAAAGTTGCTTTAAGTAATTTAAATTTGTATAAGTGCATTTGCCAGGGTTCCTTTAAGCATGTTAAAGTCAAGTTGAATATTGCTTTTCTGAAAAATGTAGATATTCTCGTTTTGAACTGAAGGATTTGATTTTTCGgcagattttttttccaagcatgtAGTGTATATGAAATGTTATATATGTCAGCTGTTTAGATTTATCTAAACTCTTTGGTACTGAACATTTTGAGTTTCGGAAATGTCATTCATGCATTGGCTCTTGAGATGATATCATTGTTAGGTCTTAGTTTAACTTCTGGGCGGAACAGCAACCTGCTTCCGTTGTCCAACTCGCAGCTTTAGGCCATCTATTATGAACTAGTTGCTTTACGGTTTAGCATAATCAATAGAGATCTCACTGCTATAAAATATACTTGTTTAAAAGGTAGAAGTTCAGTTTTATGTGGAGTGATtagattcttgattttttcgAACCTCAGATTCACCCAGAGATCCTGGGACTGGGAAGGATTTGATAGCACTTTATAACAACATTAGTCTTATTTTTGGGATGCTCATTGCGATTATACTTGTTATTGGTGCATTGAGCTTATACACATTTAAGCTCTGTCACTCCCACTGTATAGTTTGTGTTAGCACTTAGCAGGCCTTAAGATAGAAGTTTCTCGTGGATGGCTATTTCATTTTGAAGTCATTCTACGTTTGCTACTTCGTTCTTCTATATGGTTATGCAAATTTTTATGCTCTTCTTGATTGCGTAGCTGTAAAAACGCTGGTCGATCCCCGTCCTGCAGTGGTCTGGGTCgaagaaaatattgaagaaaaaaccctGTTATCCTGGTTGACTCGGGCCTGATCTTGTCAGAACCAGCTCTCAACTTGTATATGAGGATACCCTCTTCTAATGATCTGagtcatgaatatatatatatatatatatatatatatatatatatatatatatgaagtatACGTCACAATTCACTTTTAAAGCTGGTGGTTCTCATGGCCTCCATGTCTACCTAGGCATTTCATGGATCGATATATTCACATCCCCCTCTAGCTAGGCGTTCTTGGGcttccaataaaaaagaagaaatgattaatgatgattttgttttataattcaCGGCACAAAATTTGAGTCTTATGATAGAAAATCCATATATAAAGTgggttgaaaatattaaaacgaaCAACTTTATTGCTTAAAGATGTAAACGAGCGAACCTCTCATAATCTTACCATACTTCATCGAAAAACCatgctaatgatattttagttggattgaattaaaatgaatttattttaatatttttttaaataaaataatattgtttttttaattttttaaaaatcaatttgaattttattttgaaaagaccGAGTATTACTATGtctattctttttaaatctagAATGCCTTAGTTTTTATTACATGTTGGTTTAATAacagttaaataaataaattataaacataattaaaagaattatagaatttattgttttaagttTCAAATAGTATGGCCCAAGTAGAAACCAGATATATGAGGTGTGTaattgaaaagaagaataaacCTCGGGTGTCgtaaataaaaacttgtcaatAGAAGAAACTAATAATGAAGCCCTCCTTTTCTTTATTCACTACTTACTACCCCACAAACTCTCCTTACCGTAAACCCTAATTTTCTTCAATAAACCCCAAACAATGGCAGAAACCGAAACCCAAAACGAACCCACATTACCCACAAAACGCAAACTCGATGACGACCCAATTCCTGAAAACGATCAAGAACAAGATAATCACTACAACAAATCGCAAAAAATCGACTCACTCTCCAACAATTCACCAATCATCCAGGAGAAACTCACTGAGAACTCGCGAACTCTAGAACCTTCAATCGATAGCCAAAACGACAACGTACAAGAaggagaagatgaagatggtaaTCACTCCAACAAATCGCAAAAAATCGATTCACTCGCCAACAATTCACCAGTCATCCGAGAGAAACTCACTGAGAACTCGCAAACTCTAGAACCTTCAATCGATAACCAAAACGACACCGTACAAGAaggagaagatgaagatgaagatgaagacgaAGACGAAGATGGTGAGGAAGAAGATGGTGATTATGAGGATGAAGAAGAGAACAGGGAGGAAGCGGTGGTGGACAGGAAAGGAAAAGGGATATTGATTGAAGAAGGAGACgaagacgacgacgacgacgggAGTGAATTAGAGGGTGGCGATGATAGTGAGGAGGCAGAGGAGGATGATCCATTGGCTGAAGTTGATTTGGATAACATTTTACCATCGAGGACGCGAAGAAAAGTTGTGCATCCTGGAGTTTATATTGCTGCTTctgctgatgatgatgatgacagtGATGCGTGATTTTAAAGCAAGGTCAGTGTTAAGAAAATCGAGGTTAATTTGCTTAGTCAAGTAGTAATTAGAATT is a window encoding:
- the LOC7461633 gene encoding histone H2A.Z-specific chaperone CHZ1, which codes for MAETETQNEPTLPTKRKLDDDPIPENDQEQDNHYNKSQKIDSLSNNSPIIQEKLTENSRTLEPSIDSQNDNVQEGEDEDGNHSNKSQKIDSLANNSPVIREKLTENSQTLEPSIDNQNDTVQEGEDEDEDEDEDEDGEEEDGDYEDEEENREEAVVDRKGKGILIEEGDEDDDDDGSELEGGDDSEEAEEDDPLAEVDLDNILPSRTRRKVVHPGVYIAASADDDDDSDA